The genomic segment TTACGACACACCTGAACTCAAACCTCTTTAAAATGGCCAAATGTAAAGAGAGATATGTGTAGTAATTTGACGCACATTTTCGCTACATGGAGCACTTCCTTCAATTATTGCTGGGTAAGGGAATTAGCTATGACCTCCTTACATAAGGCGACGCCTCTGGTTGCTTACCTTGCTTAGCAGAGCTCGCCTCTCTGGATCTGCTTCGATGTACTTGTCAATTACATCATCCAGATTTCCAACTGCTCTCTGGTGCACTTGGAGTATCAGCAGGTCTGGTTTGCTACTCCTGTTCACAGCACTCCTCAAGCAAGCCCTCAGAGAGGTCAAGCCATCTTCTGTGATCGAGGACTGAGGTCTTATGCTTGGCAAGACAGCCAATACCTTCAGCAAAGTGAACACATTGGAATTGCATTCTGACTCTGGATGGAGTAGAGTATCATAAACAGAAGCAGGCAGTGAGACCCCAGACTTCTCTTTCCAAAAGCTCCCCCAATTACTAAGATCCTCTTGGACTGTGTCTGGCTCAGGGAGGTCAATTTGATGGATAATAGGCATTTTCTCCAGGCATTCTGGGACACTGGTACCCGGATTACAGGATGGGACCAGAGCCAAGTATTTCAGCGTCTTCAAATGACTGTCGGAGAACGCATGTCGGATTTCTTCCATGAGAGAGCTCAAAATGGGAATGCTCAATGTCTGCTTGTAGTAGCGTTCAGGGGATTCAAAGCTACAGGAGTCCTGAGGGAAACTGACACGCCCACCATTCACCTTATTAGCAAGCTGCAACGCCTCCTCAAACCAAGCAGGATGTACCACGTCGATGTTTTCCAGTGCATTTTTCAAGAAATCAATGGTCGCCCCTGCCTTGTCCATTTCACTAACAATGCTGGCAGAATTTCCACATTGGAAAACATGGCAGAAACTGCGCGAGAGGGAAAAGGCCCTTTTCAGAAGTACGAGAGTTACCACAAAGTCGGCGTCTCTCATAACCCCAGACAACAGGGACGCCTGCAACGCCACTTTGTCGCTCCAGGAGCCGCTGGTGTTACTGCTCACCATGTCCAAACACTTCAAGAGCCCTTCAAACCGGTCCACCAGAATGTCAAAAATATCTTCCCTCTTCACCAAGTTCAGGAAGCTTGTTCTGGGCTCTTCGGCCACGAGTTCTTTCGGGCCGTCCAGCAGTTCGCCCGCAACCTGCGCCACTTCTTCGGGCTGCTCGTGTGACTGgtcaaaaaacaacagcagctgCTCCACTGTTTCCAGCCCTCTGCTGACAGAAGGACAAGGTAAACACCCTGCCAGCCAAAAGACCACACCTGATGAGGAGCAGGGTGTATTGATGGCCAGAGGGTACCTTCCTAAGAAATTCAAGGATGCTTTCTTAATTCCCAGGCTCTCAGCACCAAGTCTCATGTACGCCTGTCCACGACAGTATTTCATCTGCAGTCCCCAGTCCTCAGTGAGAGTTGCATGGAAGTTCTCTGCTAGCGCATCACCATCACTTTTGTCATCATATGGCAAAAAACCAATCAGTTCAACCTTCGGTGAGCAGTCGAATAAGTACTTCACAAATGTGGGCAGGTATTTTTTCCCTGCAATCGTAGCTACTCTATCTACAATGAGAGAAAAGAACGGAGATTTCTGAATCTCAAAGAGAACTTCTTGTCTGATAGACCTTACTAAGAGTGTGAGAATCTCATCCATGCTTATGTCGAGAGAATGTTGTTCTCCTGTTGGTGCCCAGTGACAAGTGTTCTTGAGATCTAGGAGCAGGTCCTGTTGTTCTCCGCTGGGCAGGTCTGAAACCTGGCAATTTCGTCTCGCCAGCTGAGCAGCAGTCCTAAAGATGGCTTCCAGACCCTGTCTGTCATCCCCAGGATGTCCATTCTCCGTCAGGACCTTCAGCGGCTCATCTTGACCGGCTTCAATTGGCTTTTCTACCTTCTCCTCATGATGCTCAACTATGAACGCAAACAAAACAGGATTTATCAGGATGGTACCAAAATAGCAAGGACAAACATGATCCCTCCATTTCAGATTGTGGGAATATCACCCCTAATGAAGTTTCAAAGGTATCAGTCAATCAAAAGCAAAGAGTACCTGCAAGTCAATTATGTAACTATCACAAGGCGGAAGATACTGTTCAAATACTACCTGCAATTCTTCCAGCAAATATTGAAGGAACTCTTAAAAGAATATAATAACTCTCACCAAAGAGTACCCAGGTTTCTTTCTGGGGATCTTTTCGCCAGGTTTTCTATGAATAACTTGGGAATACAATCTTTTGGTGACTGCACCATAATAAGAACTTACAGGTACTCCTTCATTATTTGCTATTGACTTTGATCACAGAATTAGAATGGCATTTTTCTCAGTAAGTCAAATATAAGATAAactacaaaataattattaaataagaATTACTGGCATCAACTTAGTGACTTTCAACTCAAAAGATTACTTACCCTCCATGCCAATCTCCGTATTCTCTGTATTTGTCACCAGATGTTTAAGACCTTTATCCTAGAAAACAATTACATTCATTGAGTCAAAGTTTATATTAGTCCTTATGTACTAAAGCTTGCAATTCCCAATCTTCATCACGTAAACCACATTTAATAAGAAGCTTCACATTTAAACCATTAAAAAGATTACTTGCATGGAACAAGCAAGGCCCTTACTCCACATTTGTAAACGTGCAAATGTATTGACTTATCAGTCTTGAATATGGCAGCAACAGCAATAGCGCTATGATCTGAACAATTAAATGCTTTGAAATGACCGACATGAGGTAAACATGACTTACCACACAGAGCACTTCTACAGCTTTAGGAGCAACTGTCATGCAGCGCTCAACCATCCTGTCCAGATCTCTGGTTAGGTTGCACCCAACCTGTAAGACAGCCAAGCAAGATGACCTCTCTTCAGCCACAGCAGTCCTCAGGTACTCCTGAAACTGCTTGTGATGCCGGGCTTCGCCGCAGTACTCCATCGTGGTGCTGGGCAGGACGCACATGATCCGTAGCAGGGTGTTGACGTTCCCGAAGTACTTCATGTCGGGCAGGCGGAGCGTGTGGAAAATGGTGTCCGGGATCTTAACGGAAGCCACTCGCGTCTTCCACTTCACCCTCCAGCAGCAGAGCTCCGTGAAAAAGTTCCCCGGGTCCGGCAGGTCGCTCACGTAAAGGGGAGCCTTAGCCTTGAGAATTTCGAACATGTAGCTCACCGTCATGGAGCAAGGGACCAGCGACAGGAAGTTCAGGGCTTCCTTGTGCTCATCGGAGAAGTGGTCCTTGATGGCTTGAATGAGGTTATCCACGAGAGGGGCGCTCAGTGCTTCCTTATAATAAGCAACCGGCTTTGTCATGGTATCCCTAGACACACCGGAACTTTCAGGCACTTTGATTTGAATGGCTAGGTTTAACGCCAGCGCGCAGGCCTCATCAAACCAGCTCTGATGGAAGACCTTAATGGTGGTTTTCACCCTGTTCAAGGTGGACAAGATCCCGCTGATCTGGCAGAGCTGGGTGGCAGCTGTAAAATGGTCCTTCTGGAGCCCGGCGCTGAGCTCTCTGGTGAAGGAAGAGGCGTTCTTCAGAGCAACCATGGAGATGATGAAATCAAAATCTTTAATCGACCCCAACAGCTTGCCAGCTTGTTCAGACACTGCAGCGCTCCATTTCTGTTGCCTGTTAGCTCTGATTTTTTCTAAACAGTCCACAAGGGGCTCCAGCATCTGCACCAGAACTTCATAGGTGTCATGCTTTTCCAGCCACTGGGCACAGAAGATCCCCTGTAATTCCTGCACTTTTTCATAGCTTTCCCTGAGGCCAAGTGCGATTACGTGGTCCAGCTGTTTTTCCAGCATTGGTGAActgctaaaaaacaaaataacctcCTCCACGGTGTCCATTGCCCTACAGACAGCAGGAACGGGAATGGATTTCGACCACCAAACGTTGAAGGAATAGCAAGAGCAGTGAGTGCAGATTGCAAGGGGATATTTTTCCCGAATTTTGTCAGCAAAGGCTTTCAGCTTCCCAGCAACTTTGCCAGAGCCAAGGTAGGCCTGGCCACGGCAGTACTTCAAGTCGAGATGCCATTTCTCCGTGACGGTGGAGTACAGCTGCTCAGACAGGGAGTCAGCATCCAGATCAGCTTCTACAAAGCCCATCAGCTCCAGCCTCATGTTATCAAAGTTATCCACAAACCTCAGGAAGAGAGGGAGGTAATCCTTCTGCCCAAGAGTGACCACCCGGTCTATGAAGAGGGAGAAGAAAGAATTTCCTATCTCTGCAAGGATCCCTGCTCTCACTGCATCTTCGCAAACGGCCAgcatttccttcatttcaggtGTGCACATATGATCTAAGCCTCCGCCCTTTTCCGAACCTCTGCACACACCAAGGGCGTCCTCAATGTGACTGCCACAAACCATCTTCACAACAGCCTTCAGGGTGGACTTCAGGGTCTCCTGATCTTTCTCAGGACTTTCAGACTGATGAGGGCTCCCTCCTTTCACATCACCAGTCATTATCTGCGACTCCTCTACCTCCTCCTTCGACACACATTCTTCACCATCTTCAGGAACtgcaaaataattgaaaacatgGATGCAAGCAAGGTCAAACCAGCCCAGAACAACATAATCTGAGAATGAGGTTGGTCATGAATGTGTTCTCAAACTAAGAATACGATTTATAGAAAAAATTCTAGGATGGAAGGCAAAATGAACTTGTTACCTTTAAGATGAGGTTCTGTCAGGTCTTCTTCCTTTGAGGTGCAAAAAGAATGGAGTTAAATTATATATTGGATAACAATGAAGCAATACCTAGGAAAACATTTCACACACTTTTAAACTTCTTTCAACTTCTGCTGCAACATGTGTATGAAATCCAGTTCCAATGCTTGGGAGAAAGTGAATTTATACATCCTACATTTACGCAAACCTGATCCATTGCTTATATTGTTTTTCAGTGCCTGGGAAACTTTGGAGACCGCTAGATCACCACCACTTCTGCACTCATAGATGTCAATCGCTCAAGTTGTACTACAAGTTGTACAGCTCTAGACGTGAGTGCTTACCTTCCGCAACAGCTGCAGAATGTCAGGATGCTTTTCCACGTAGGCATCAACCATGTCTTCAACGCTGAAGTGCACATCCTGATTCACGAAGACGAACGCCACGTTGGAAAGCCTCTCGTCAGGAGGCGTCACCTTCAGGTAGGAATGGAATCGTTCCAGCACCATGTCATACTGCCCATACACGTCCGCTTCCACGTTCACACAGGGAATGGTACCTAGGACCTTCAGCAGGCTCTGCACGTTGGGATAGAACCCGATGTCGGGGATTTTCAACGTCCCGAAGACGGTGGTGGGGAGAATCCTGCGCTTGCTGGCGTGTTTCCATTTCACCTCCCAACAGCCAAGCTCATCGTAAAAAGAGTCTGGCCTGGCCAGGTTGTTCAAGTTGGCATCCGCCACCTTGTCTCTGCGGATGCTAAAATTGTGGTCCGCCATGTAAGAAGGCACTAAAGTCAGCCACCGGAGGATCCTGACCATCTCCGAACTAAACACCTGCTTCACCTCCTGGATGAGGTACTGCAGGACCTGAGTGCTCAGCGTTGCCCGATAGAAGTCTTCCGGAGAGGTTTGGACCTTCCGGCCTGCTCCTTCTTCCGAGGTGTCCAGGTTTTCCGGCAGCGTCACTTCCACTCCCAGCTTCCTTGCCCTGTTGCAGGCATCCGAGAACCACTTCCTGTGGAAAATGGCAATTTCCTGCAGCTGCTTGCTGAGTAGTTTTAAGGCATTGGAGATGATGAACTGCAGCGTGCTGCTGATGCTGATCGTTCCTTTAAGGCTGGGGTTCAGGATACTGACGCAGCAAAGAGTGTTCTTCAAGACGACAAGCGCAATGATGAAGTTGAAATCTGTCAGCACTGGCTTCAGCTTGCCCACCCGCTCAGCAGTAGCCGGGTCGGCGCGTACCTCGCTCATACACCTAATGAAAGGCTCTAAAATGTCCAGCATCGTCTGGAAGGCGTCGGCGCCGTACTCCCAACGCGTCTGGTAGGCTTCTCGGATCCTCTCCACCTCGCCCTTGATGTGCCCATAGACCGCGACGAACTCCTCTTCCAGTTTTTCCTGAAGAGCCGCGGAACTTCTCAGGACCGCGGCCACTTCTTCCACGGTGTTCACCACCCTCTGGATGGAGGCGATGGGCATGCAGCGGATCAGCCACACGTTGAAGGCGTAGGGGTCGCTGGGCGTCAGCACCACCTGCgggtactcctgcaggatccgGCTGGCGACGTCCTTCATCTTCTGGCTGATGCGGCCGCTGGTCAGGTACGTCAGCCCCCGGCAGTGTTCCATGCGCAGCCCCCACTTGTTTCTGACGGCGGAGAGGAGCATGTAGGCCAGCGTTTCCGCTTCCCCGTCGCACGGCAGGAACCCCATCAGATGCTTCTGGGGGAAGCCGGCGACGGTGACGGACCTGACGAACACGGGTATCTGGTCCCTCCCTTCGATGCTCGCGACGTCCTCCAGGAGCACCGAAAAGAACCGCGCCGACCGCAGGCTGCCGCGGATCTCGTCCCGCATGCAGTCCTCCCCCACCTGCAGGACCTCCCTCGGGTCAATCTTCCCGGCGCACGCGCAGCTCGGACGGGCGAGGCCCGCGCGGCTCTCCGGGGGCTCGCCCGCGGCGGCGCTCGCCCTGATGCTGAAACCGGTGAAGGCCAGAGTTTCCTTAAAGTACAGCTTGAGGgtttccttggttttggagatGGAGGGATCCTCTTCCTCGCAGGCGTCCCTGTCCAGCCCACACGCTGCGCTGCTCTCGCCGAGCACATCCTTCGGCTCGAGCGCGGGGCAGGGCTCGCCATCTACAGAGATATTGCAAGAACTTTTTATTATCCCCAGCGCTGTAAAATACATGAATGAAAACACACCGTGTTCAAAATGTTCAGAATCCACCTCTGGATTTAAGTGAAACCCAACTAAGAGCCTGTgtgacaaaaatgttttcaagttACCAAGTAATCAGGTGGAAGCCTTATTACAGTATCAGTAAAAGATCAAAAGGGGAGAATCTGAATGTCTTACTAAGGTCCCGCTGTCACTGGTAGAATTTCCCCACAGGCTGGGTTTCAAGATAAAAAGCGAAATCCCTCAAACGCCATACATTACTCACGACTAGGAACTCCAAAATAATTGCAAGCCAAGCGGCGAGAACCCCCCGCCATTTACTGACCTTTTGCTTTCTTCGAGTCCGACGACTCTTCTTCATTCTAAAAACGTCAAGGAAAATGTCTTTCAAAATCTACGAGATCGGATCTTGACAAGATAAGATCTTAGGATGTAATTGGTCAGAgatcaattcattttttatggCAAAATCTATTAAAGATGAGATAAACAGCTCATATTCCCCCACCACCCCCCTCCCCAAAATATCACTTAATGGAAGATGAATGGAAAGCTCTTTTGCTTGAAAGAAAAGCTTGGTTCTGGAGAGCTAAACCACACTGGgggagaaaagagaaaagtatGCCCCCTTAGAACAGGAATAAAATACGAACAAACTATCTTTTTGACTTTGACCTTACAGGATTCCAAGGAGATAGATGCCTATAAGAGCCTGAaggtgttaaaagaaaaaaaaaacatacattgcaatgacaaaatacaaaataaaacctgCAACATCTTTAGGTTAATTAAATATGATCATATGCTTTCCGCCATGGGATTTCTTAACCAAGAGTTGGAATCCACGCATTCACGTTACAAATTAGATCACCGGCACCGACAAAATGAATAACAGACTCACAATTTCTCTTATTCTTTTCCTGTTGTGGCTGTTCGGGTTGTTCAGATGGCTTGTGAAGTCGAATATGGTTGGAACAGCATCCTGTTGCAGAACTGTTCTCAGAGTGCTCTAAAAATTGGGAGTCAACACGCAAAAATGAAAAtcttgcacaaaaaaaaaacccacttgGGTGTATTTGAACAGGCACTCCAGGTGGGATTAGGTAGAGATACAATGTGCAGACCCCCAACAgctaaatatatatacacagaaaTAAGTACAGACTTTAaccgaattaaaaaaaaaaacactttttatcctTCCCCTTATAACAGAATCGCAAGATGACTTAACTATGGCTTTTTACTTTTCTTAGTAAACGCATTAGAATCATCAAGATTTACGAACCAGTCTCATCTGCAATGCAAAATCAAAATGTATTCCACTCCGAGCACGACAAATGCATTACTGCTTGGGCTTTTTAAAACAGCACATAAAGTAAAGACATCTCAGTCGGATTCTGGCACGGAGATCTCTGGGGTGGGACCGGGTTTTGTGAAAGATTAAGAACCTACGGCTTTCATCAGCCTCCACCGGTTCGCAAAAGTGAAACCCAACACTGCAGTACACCTGAGGAACTAAATCCCACACTGGCCACGGTGACTGAAAAAAGAGAAGCGAGACGCCGAGCACACGAGTCGGGGTGAAAAGGATCACTCACATTCTTGCATATCAGGGAGGGTTCGAAGTGTCTGGCACACAGCTTGTAGAGTTTGTGCAGCTGCTCGGGGGTCTTCTGCTCCAGATCTGGCCGGCGGCATTTATCCAGCCACTGCTTACATCTACAGCAGGGGGACCCAGAATATCAGAACATTCCCAACTGCACGTCAGGCGAATAAAACAGCAAACTTTGAACGCTTAATAACAGCCACAATCACACGGACCTCCTCGTACTAAAAATAAGAGTCATTGCAGCCACACTGCAGAAACCACTGTGGACAAAAGATACATTAGACCACATCTATGCAGGTTCAAGGCCCCAAAGTGAACTTACGCTTTTAGGAAAAGTCAGTAGAGAGTAGAGTGTAATGCAAGCACGAGAAAGAAGAGCCATACTGACAGCAGTGTTGCAGCCCTATAAGGTGCCTGCGTGACATTTCAGaaactagttcaggtgggcagctgcgtcagcatgcataggctgcaaaggaacaagtaacgggtttattccctgctgaaaagagaagaaagaaaacacgacgTTTCGgacgtggagtcttcttcaggtgtgagaagaaggccacacctgaagaaggctccacagttgtTACGTTATTTAcgtcgtgttttctttcttctcttttctgcatggaataaacctgttacttgttccatttCAGGAACTAGGCCAGGCTAGGCCTAGTCAGTACTGCGATGGTCCTCTCAGGTAAACCTAAGATGTTTGCAGCTGTAACTGGTGCTGGTGCCTGCTAGGTGGCGCTATTTTCCCTGGTGCTTCAGTGTGGCGACAGAAGACactgtgttgtaggaggtgtctcaggtggggctgcacattggtggtggaagggagtccccattacctgtaaagcgctttgagtggagtgtccagaaaagtgccatataagtgtaagcaattattattattattatcctgcaGACGAGATGTTACATCAAGTTCCTGACTACTGGattattgaaataaatgcaGGGGCACTACCTCAGGGTGCTGGCTCAGCTGAACTTTGGGCTGGTCAGATCCAACCTTCCTCAATCCCTCACTTCTCTGCCTGATCTGC from the Lepisosteus oculatus isolate fLepOcu1 chromosome 5, fLepOcu1.hap2, whole genome shotgun sequence genome contains:
- the si:dkey-250d21.1 gene encoding uncharacterized protein si:dkey-250d21.1 encodes the protein MQSKMPDICAAANCNQCTDQSNIAFFRFPRDPVRCKQWLDKCRRPDLEQKTPEQLHKLYKLCARHFEPSLICKNSTLRTVLQQDAVPTIFDFTSHLNNPNSHNRKRIREINEEESSDSKKAKDGEPCPALEPKDVLGESSAACGLDRDACEEEDPSISKTKETLKLYFKETLAFTGFSIRASAAAGEPPESRAGLARPSCACAGKIDPREVLQVGEDCMRDEIRGSLRSARFFSVLLEDVASIEGRDQIPVFVRSVTVAGFPQKHLMGFLPCDGEAETLAYMLLSAVRNKWGLRMEHCRGLTYLTSGRISQKMKDVASRILQEYPQVVLTPSDPYAFNVWLIRCMPIASIQRVVNTVEEVAAVLRSSAALQEKLEEEFVAVYGHIKGEVERIREAYQTRWEYGADAFQTMLDILEPFIRCMSEVRADPATAERVGKLKPVLTDFNFIIALVVLKNTLCCVSILNPSLKGTISISSTLQFIISNALKLLSKQLQEIAIFHRKWFSDACNRARKLGVEVTLPENLDTSEEGAGRKVQTSPEDFYRATLSTQVLQYLIQEVKQVFSSEMVRILRWLTLVPSYMADHNFSIRRDKVADANLNNLARPDSFYDELGCWEVKWKHASKRRILPTTVFGTLKIPDIGFYPNVQSLLKVLGTIPCVNVEADVYGQYDMVLERFHSYLKVTPPDERLSNVAFVFVNQDVHFSVEDMVDAYVEKHPDILQLLRKEEDLTEPHLKVPEDGEECVSKEEVEESQIMTGDVKGGSPHQSESPEKDQETLKSTLKAVVKMVCGSHIEDALGVCRGSEKGGGLDHMCTPEMKEMLAVCEDAVRAGILAEIGNSFFSLFIDRVVTLGQKDYLPLFLRFVDNFDNMRLELMGFVEADLDADSLSEQLYSTVTEKWHLDLKYCRGQAYLGSGKVAGKLKAFADKIREKYPLAICTHCSCYSFNVWWSKSIPVPAVCRAMDTVEEVILFFSSSPMLEKQLDHVIALGLRESYEKVQELQGIFCAQWLEKHDTYEVLVQMLEPLVDCLEKIRANRQQKWSAAVSEQAGKLLGSIKDFDFIISMVALKNASSFTRELSAGLQKDHFTAATQLCQISGILSTLNRVKTTIKVFHQSWFDEACALALNLAIQIKVPESSGVSRDTMTKPVAYYKEALSAPLVDNLIQAIKDHFSDEHKEALNFLSLVPCSMTVSYMFEILKAKAPLYVSDLPDPGNFFTELCCWRVKWKTRVASVKIPDTIFHTLRLPDMKYFGNVNTLLRIMCVLPSTTMEYCGEARHHKQFQEYLRTAVAEERSSCLAVLQVGCNLTRDLDRMVERCMTVAPKAVEVLCVDKGLKHLVTNTENTEIGMEVEHHEEKVEKPIEAGQDEPLKVLTENGHPGDDRQGLEAIFRTAAQLARRNCQVSDLPSGEQQDLLLDLKNTCHWAPTGEQHSLDISMDEILTLLVRSIRQEVLFEIQKSPFFSLIVDRVATIAGKKYLPTFVKYLFDCSPKVELIGFLPYDDKSDGDALAENFHATLTEDWGLQMKYCRGQAYMRLGAESLGIKKASLNFLGRYPLAINTPCSSSGVVFWLAGCLPCPSVSRGLETVEQLLLFFDQSHEQPEEVAQVAGELLDGPKELVAEEPRTSFLNLVKREDIFDILVDRFEGLLKCLDMVSSNTSGSWSDKVALQASLLSGVMRDADFVVTLVLLKRAFSLSRSFCHVFQCGNSASIVSEMDKAGATIDFLKNALENIDVVHPAWFEEALQLANKVNGGRVSFPQDSCSFESPERYYKQTLSIPILSSLMEEIRHAFSDSHLKTLKYLALVPSCNPGTSVPECLEKMPIIHQIDLPEPDTVQEDLSNWGSFWKEKSGVSLPASVYDTLLHPESECNSNVFTLLKVLAVLPSIRPQSSITEDGLTSLRACLRSAVNRSSKPDLLILQVHQRAVGNLDDVIDKYIEADPERRALLSKVKVNLDHLKKASTLEETDLGCPLEAKELEAALRIMLNQYPEHGQNSSLEPGELLSFYSSSEREEILTDLWDSQFFAVVTEKVTDVEGQPYIPLSVRYLDKTDNQCEETLALIPCYSDPNVLADAIESALSEKWGLNMEYCRGQAYSAIGYAGSQIKSATAILSQKYPLAIRTSSSSVTLNMWLARSSSVLNISRHVATVEKMFAWFRDATELQGMLGDSIALEYPHDEGKQQELKEKLAGEWHRHHDSFQLLVDGVQPLISCLSELIKSPNLHVRRQAQVFYSIVRDFDFVFTIVVLKNITSLTRSLSQNFQGMPADVLSAVRLLPAVKESLNEIQKNIDFYHQTWYSEALALALQLEVKLLHPVLQETLNGYYKNALTAKAVDHCVAEIAELFSDKTLSALKCLTLVPYVMSENGFVGGEEDVASIYRDDLPDAGSLAAELQTWERKWKSAAVECLPATALDTLKVSDIRLFCNVETLLRVLVVLPVTRTESTLRRGKKSLQEFMLQRERHRSQLFPL